The following proteins are co-located in the Bacillota bacterium genome:
- a CDS encoding Sapep family Mn(2+)-dependent dipeptidase, protein MLGERLDRWLEGHEAEMLRFAQELLRIPSVKAEGRPGQPFGPGPAQALERALAEGERLGFAVRNVEGYAGHVEAGGGGELVGVLCHLDVVPAGDGWSRPPFGGEVADGFLVGRGAVDDKGPSAAALYAMAAVARAEPRWRRRLRLIFGTDEESGWADMDFYLAREERPQLGFSPDADFPIVHAEKGILTFDAVAPFPAGPADGGSVTELEGGSRPNVVPGSAVARVGRGWSPSRRPSAEPGTGVEATGEAGGWRLRARGRAAHGSTPAEGVNAVGLLLDELLAGDGLDPRQRPLVESLRAMLAPDGSGLDAAVSDPVSGALTANLGVVRLEEGRLRATFNLRYPVSFRKEELLERIERRLAGAGWRIDLVEDQPPHHVPADAPIIRLLARAYEEVTGEPATLLAIGGGTYARLIPGGVAFGPLLPGRPELAHRADERIALEDLRRAARIWARAMAYLACESD, encoded by the coding sequence TTGCTTGGGGAGAGGCTGGACCGCTGGCTCGAGGGACATGAGGCGGAGATGCTCCGCTTCGCCCAGGAGCTGCTGCGCATCCCCAGCGTCAAGGCCGAGGGGAGGCCCGGCCAGCCCTTCGGGCCCGGCCCGGCGCAGGCGCTGGAGCGGGCGCTGGCCGAGGGGGAGCGCCTGGGCTTCGCGGTGCGCAACGTGGAAGGGTATGCGGGCCACGTCGAGGCGGGCGGGGGCGGGGAGCTGGTGGGCGTCCTCTGCCACCTGGACGTCGTTCCGGCGGGCGACGGCTGGAGCCGGCCGCCCTTCGGAGGCGAGGTGGCGGACGGCTTCCTGGTGGGGCGCGGGGCCGTGGACGACAAGGGACCCTCGGCCGCCGCGCTCTACGCCATGGCCGCCGTGGCGCGGGCGGAGCCGCGCTGGAGGCGCCGCCTGCGCCTCATCTTCGGCACCGACGAGGAGAGCGGCTGGGCCGACATGGACTTCTACCTGGCCCGCGAGGAGCGGCCGCAGCTGGGCTTCTCCCCGGACGCCGACTTCCCCATCGTCCACGCCGAGAAGGGCATCCTCACCTTCGACGCGGTGGCCCCCTTCCCGGCGGGTCCCGCGGACGGCGGCTCGGTGACCGAGCTGGAGGGCGGCAGCCGGCCCAACGTGGTGCCCGGCTCGGCCGTCGCCCGGGTCGGGCGCGGCTGGTCGCCCTCGCGACGCCCCTCCGCGGAACCCGGGACGGGGGTCGAGGCGACGGGGGAGGCGGGAGGCTGGCGCCTCCGCGCGCGGGGGCGGGCGGCCCACGGCAGCACGCCCGCCGAAGGGGTCAACGCGGTGGGCCTGCTCCTCGACGAGCTTCTGGCCGGCGACGGTCTCGACCCCCGCCAGCGGCCCCTTGTCGAGTCGCTCCGCGCCATGCTGGCCCCGGACGGCTCCGGGCTCGACGCGGCGGTGAGCGACCCCGTCTCGGGGGCGCTGACCGCCAACCTGGGCGTCGTCCGGCTGGAGGAAGGACGGCTTCGGGCCACCTTCAACCTCCGCTACCCGGTCAGCTTCCGCAAGGAGGAGCTGCTGGAGCGGATCGAGCGCCGCCTGGCCGGTGCCGGCTGGCGCATCGATCTCGTGGAGGACCAGCCGCCCCACCACGTGCCGGCCGACGCGCCCATCATCCGGCTCCTGGCCCGCGCCTACGAAGAGGTGACGGGCGAGCCCGCCACGCTCCTGGCCATCGGCGGGGGGACCTACGCCCGCCTCATCCCGGGCGGCGTCGCCTTCGGCCCTCTGCTGCCGGGCCGCCCGGAGCTGGCCCACCGGGCCGACGAGCGCATCGCCCTGGAGGATCTCCGCCGGGCCGCGCGCATCTGGGCGCGGGCCATGGCCTATCTGGCCTGCGAGTCGGACTGA
- the glnA gene encoding type I glutamate--ammonia ligase: MVDLRLTDVPGRWHHITLPVEQLDERLFVTGVAFDGSSIPGFRSIEESDMVMVPDPTTAFLDPFTEVPTLVLSCDVYEPGGARFRHDPRAVAQRAEAFLKSTGIATTSYWGPELEFFLFDRVRFHADQGSAGYAIDSEEAEWNRGEPDSGSRIRPKTGYFPVAPLDRLQDVRTAIVRNLQAAGLPVERHHHEVATAGQAEINFRRDTMTRTADNVQLYKYVVRNTALRYGKTATFMPKPLYGDNGSGMHTHQSLFDEERPLFYDADGYARLSQLGRYYVGGLLLHAPAILALSNPTTNSYRRLIPGFEAPVNLVFGRANRSAAVRVPVGSDRPESVRIEFRPPDATGNPYLSFAAMLMAGIDGILNRLEPSELGFGPLERNVYALSPEERKGIRSVPGSLEEALDALERDHDFLLRGGVFDEELLADWIESHRRQDVDAVRQHPHPYEFYLYFDV; encoded by the coding sequence ATGGTCGACCTGCGGCTGACCGACGTGCCGGGGCGCTGGCATCACATCACGCTTCCGGTGGAGCAGCTGGACGAGAGGCTCTTCGTCACGGGGGTCGCCTTTGACGGCTCCAGCATCCCGGGCTTCCGCTCCATCGAGGAGAGCGACATGGTGATGGTGCCCGACCCCACCACCGCCTTCCTCGACCCCTTCACCGAGGTCCCGACGCTGGTGCTCAGCTGCGACGTCTACGAACCGGGAGGGGCGCGATTTCGCCACGACCCCCGCGCCGTCGCCCAGCGCGCCGAGGCCTTCCTGAAGAGCACGGGGATCGCCACCACCAGCTACTGGGGGCCCGAGCTGGAGTTCTTCCTCTTCGACCGGGTCCGCTTCCACGCCGACCAGGGCTCTGCCGGCTACGCCATCGACTCCGAGGAGGCGGAGTGGAACCGGGGCGAGCCGGATTCGGGGTCGCGCATCCGGCCCAAGACGGGCTACTTCCCGGTAGCCCCGCTGGACCGGCTGCAGGACGTGCGGACCGCCATCGTCCGCAACCTGCAGGCGGCCGGGCTGCCGGTGGAGCGCCACCATCACGAGGTGGCGACGGCGGGGCAGGCGGAGATCAACTTCCGCCGCGACACGATGACGCGGACGGCCGACAACGTCCAGCTCTACAAGTACGTGGTCCGCAACACCGCGCTCCGCTACGGCAAGACGGCCACCTTCATGCCGAAGCCGCTTTACGGCGACAACGGCTCGGGGATGCACACGCACCAGAGCCTCTTCGACGAGGAGCGCCCGCTCTTCTACGACGCCGACGGCTACGCGCGGCTCAGCCAGCTGGGCCGCTACTACGTGGGCGGCCTGCTCCTGCACGCGCCCGCCATCCTGGCCCTCTCCAACCCGACCACCAACTCCTACCGGCGCCTGATCCCCGGCTTCGAGGCGCCGGTCAACCTGGTCTTCGGCCGCGCCAACCGCAGCGCCGCCGTGCGCGTCCCGGTCGGCTCCGACCGGCCCGAGTCGGTGCGCATCGAGTTCCGCCCGCCCGACGCCACGGGCAACCCCTACCTGAGCTTCGCGGCCATGCTGATGGCCGGCATCGACGGCATCCTCAACCGCCTGGAGCCCTCGGAGCTGGGCTTCGGCCCGCTGGAGCGGAACGTCTACGCCCTCTCGCCCGAGGAGCGCAAGGGGATCCGCAGCGTTCCCGGCTCGCTGGAGGAGGCGCTGGACGCGCTGGAGCGGGATCACGACTTCCTTCTGCGCGGCGGCGTCTTCGACGAGGAACTGCTGGCCGACTGGATCGAGTCGCACCGCCGCCAGGACGTGGACGCGGTGCGCCAGCACCCGCACCCGTACGAGTTCTATTTGTACTTCGACGTCTGA